A genome region from Deinococcus aerophilus includes the following:
- a CDS encoding prepilin peptidase: MSLDLLLVVFAGVFGLLVGSFSNVLIWRLPRGENIAFPPSHCPGCDHRLGATDLVPLFSWLSLGGKCRYCRAPIKSRYPVVEALTGLGYATIAALFPLTVYGAGALGLMVLFTLLLVGSAIDLDTYTIPDELTLPGVALGLLFGVLNTRAGVSGLPDLAASVNGALLGAGLLVAINQYGSWVLRRLREREYPEYPIGFQQISLGLLAGAWLGPWWGAGVGLLSAGANLLARRVVRVPELLTLGGLLLSVVIGSAGIGPGLILMVQGSLAAAGAVSLVAGLYWWWRHRPGTEADAADEPYDASAMGFGDVKLAAVIGAFLGWERLLVALVIAVFAGAVLGVVGLALRRENRVKFGPYLALGAVVALIWGGSIVAGYRQLLGM, encoded by the coding sequence GTGAGTCTCGACCTGTTGCTGGTGGTGTTCGCCGGGGTGTTCGGCCTGCTGGTGGGCTCGTTCTCGAATGTGCTGATCTGGCGGCTGCCCCGCGGCGAGAACATCGCCTTTCCGCCCAGTCACTGCCCCGGCTGTGACCACCGGCTGGGGGCCACCGATCTGGTGCCCCTGTTCTCCTGGCTGTCGCTGGGCGGAAAATGCCGCTACTGCCGCGCCCCCATCAAGTCCCGGTATCCGGTGGTGGAAGCCCTGACTGGCCTGGGCTACGCCACCATCGCGGCGCTGTTTCCCCTCACCGTGTACGGAGCGGGCGCGCTGGGCCTGATGGTGCTGTTCACGCTGCTGCTGGTGGGCAGCGCCATTGACCTCGACACCTACACCATTCCCGATGAGCTCACGCTGCCCGGCGTGGCGCTGGGACTGCTGTTCGGGGTGCTGAACACCCGTGCCGGCGTGAGCGGTCTGCCCGACCTTGCGGCCTCCGTGAACGGAGCGCTGCTCGGAGCCGGACTGCTGGTCGCCATCAACCAATACGGCTCGTGGGTGCTGCGGCGCCTGCGCGAGCGGGAGTATCCCGAGTACCCCATCGGCTTTCAGCAGATCAGCCTGGGCCTGCTTGCCGGAGCGTGGCTGGGTCCGTGGTGGGGTGCGGGAGTGGGCCTGCTCTCGGCAGGAGCCAACCTGCTCGCGCGCCGGGTGGTGCGCGTGCCCGAGCTGCTGACCCTGGGCGGCCTGCTCCTGAGCGTCGTCATCGGCAGCGCCGGCATCGGCCCCGGCCTGATTCTGATGGTGCAGGGATCGCTGGCGGCGGCGGGCGCCGTCTCGCTGGTCGCGGGTCTGTACTGGTGGTGGAGGCACCGGCCCGGCACCGAGGCCGACGCGGCAGACGAACCCTACGACGCCAGCGCCATGGGATTCGGCGACGTGAAGCTGGCCGCCGTGATCGGGGCCTTCCTGGGCTGGGAGCGCCTGCTGGTGGCGCTGGTGATCGCCGTGTTCGCCGGAGCCGTGCTGGGCGTGGTGGGGCTCGCCCTGCGGCGCGAGAACCGCGTCAAGTTCGGCCCTTACCTGGCGCTGGGCGCCGTGGTGGCACTGATCTGGGGCGGCAGCATCGTGGCCGGGTACCGGCAGTTGCTGGGTATGTAA
- the sufC gene encoding Fe-S cluster assembly ATPase SufC, giving the protein MTTADPSSQPHQIEIRNLHASVGDLPILKGINLTIPRGELHAVMGPNGNGKSTLAKVIVGDPEYTVTEGEVLVDGQNILEMEPDERARLGVFLAFQYPVEIPGVTIANFLRLAMQARKAEGEEVSFTEFYGKLQSALKTLEWDESIVERYLNAGFSGGEKKRNEILQMLMLEPNYIIMDETDSGLDVDALKIVSKGVNSMRGENLGGLIITHYQRLLDYIVPDRVHIIVDGKVVQSGGPELAQKLDTEGYDWVKELALA; this is encoded by the coding sequence ATGACCACAGCAGATCCGTCCAGCCAGCCCCACCAGATCGAGATTCGCAACCTGCACGCCTCCGTGGGCGACCTGCCCATCCTCAAGGGCATCAACCTGACCATTCCGCGCGGCGAACTGCACGCCGTGATGGGCCCGAACGGCAACGGCAAGAGCACGCTGGCCAAGGTCATCGTGGGCGATCCCGAGTACACCGTCACCGAGGGCGAGGTTCTTGTGGACGGCCAGAACATCCTGGAAATGGAACCCGACGAGCGCGCGCGCCTGGGCGTGTTCCTGGCATTCCAGTACCCGGTCGAGATTCCCGGCGTGACCATCGCCAACTTCCTGCGCCTGGCCATGCAGGCCCGCAAGGCCGAGGGCGAAGAGGTCAGCTTCACCGAGTTCTACGGCAAGCTCCAGAGTGCCCTGAAGACCCTGGAGTGGGACGAGAGCATCGTCGAGCGCTACCTGAACGCGGGTTTCTCGGGCGGTGAGAAGAAGCGCAACGAGATTTTGCAGATGCTGATGCTGGAGCCCAACTACATCATCATGGACGAAACCGACAGCGGTCTGGACGTCGACGCCCTGAAGATCGTCTCCAAGGGCGTGAACTCCATGCGCGGCGAGAACCTCGGCGGCCTGATCATCACCCACTACCAGCGCCTGCTGGACTACATCGTGCCGGACCGGGTCCACATCATCGTGGACGGCAAGGTCGTGCAGAGCGGCGGCCCCGAACTGGCCCAGAAGCTGGATACCGAAGGCTACGACTGGGTCAAGGAACTGGCGCTGGCGTAA
- the sufB gene encoding Fe-S cluster assembly protein SufB, whose amino-acid sequence MTINPEVKDINNGYEYGWSNPEKYAIKAPKGLRRDVVEMISKAKDEPQWMLDFRLKALDIFNSKPMPEWGADLSGLNLDEIYYYIKPEGMNARSWDDVPEDVKNTFERLGIPEAERAALAGVGAQYESEMVYHNLKEEWEKLGVVFLSIEDGLKEYPELFREHFATIVPPEDNKFAAINSAVWSGGSFVYVPKGVKVDIPLQTYFRINAESSGQFERTLIIIDEGAQAHYIEGCTAPAYSSDSFHSGVIEIVVKEGARFRYSTIQNWSHNVYNLVTQRAAVYGNGVMEWVDGNLGSKVTMKYPACYLLEEGARGEVLSIAMAGRGQHQDAGAKIVHFAANTSGSIVSKSISKDSGRSSYRGLVKIYEGARNAKTNVECDALLLDEEARTDTYPYIEIEEKTARVGHEATVSKINDEQILYLQSRGLSEDQAAGLIVRGFIEPIAKELPLEYAVELNRLIELEMEGSVG is encoded by the coding sequence ATGACCATCAATCCCGAAGTCAAAGACATCAACAACGGCTACGAATACGGCTGGAGCAACCCCGAGAAGTACGCCATCAAGGCCCCCAAGGGCCTGCGGCGCGACGTGGTCGAGATGATCTCCAAGGCCAAGGACGAGCCGCAGTGGATGCTCGATTTCCGCCTCAAGGCGCTGGACATCTTCAACTCCAAGCCCATGCCCGAATGGGGCGCGGACCTGTCGGGTCTGAACCTTGACGAGATCTACTACTACATCAAGCCCGAGGGCATGAACGCCCGTTCCTGGGACGACGTGCCCGAGGACGTGAAGAACACCTTCGAGCGCCTGGGCATCCCCGAGGCCGAACGCGCCGCCCTGGCCGGGGTGGGCGCACAGTACGAATCCGAGATGGTGTACCACAACCTCAAAGAGGAGTGGGAAAAGCTGGGCGTGGTCTTCCTGAGCATCGAAGACGGCCTCAAGGAATACCCCGAGCTCTTCCGCGAGCACTTTGCCACCATCGTGCCGCCCGAGGACAACAAGTTCGCGGCCATCAACAGCGCGGTCTGGAGCGGCGGTTCTTTCGTGTACGTGCCCAAGGGCGTCAAGGTGGACATTCCCCTGCAGACGTACTTCCGCATCAACGCCGAGAGCAGCGGTCAGTTCGAGCGCACCCTGATCATCATTGACGAGGGCGCGCAGGCGCACTACATCGAGGGCTGCACCGCCCCGGCGTACAGCTCCGATTCCTTCCACTCCGGCGTGATCGAGATCGTGGTCAAGGAGGGGGCGCGTTTCCGCTACTCCACCATCCAGAACTGGAGCCACAACGTCTACAACCTCGTGACCCAGCGCGCCGCCGTGTACGGCAACGGCGTGATGGAGTGGGTGGACGGCAACCTGGGCAGCAAGGTCACCATGAAGTACCCCGCGTGCTACCTGCTCGAAGAAGGTGCGCGCGGCGAGGTCCTGAGCATCGCGATGGCCGGGCGCGGACAGCACCAGGACGCCGGGGCCAAGATCGTTCACTTTGCGGCGAACACCAGCGGCTCGATTGTTTCCAAGTCCATCTCCAAGGACTCGGGCCGCAGCAGCTACCGGGGTCTGGTCAAGATCTACGAGGGTGCGCGCAACGCCAAGACCAACGTGGAATGCGACGCCCTGCTGCTTGACGAGGAAGCCCGCACCGACACCTACCCGTACATCGAGATCGAGGAAAAGACCGCCCGGGTGGGCCACGAAGCCACCGTGTCCAAGATCAACGACGAGCAGATCCTGTACCTGCAAAGCCGTGGTCTGAGCGAGGACCAGGCGGCGGGCCTGATCGTGCGCGGCTTTATCGAGCCCATCGCCAAGGAGCTGCCGCTGGAATACGCGGTGGAACTCAACCGTCTGATCGAGCTGGAAATGGAAGGCTCCGTCGGCTGA
- a CDS encoding VOC family protein has protein sequence MKLNHINLGVTDVPATVELFQTYFGLRPAGGGMPLNERMAFLRDDAGSLISVFKASDVTYPRVFHIGFLQDTPEQVRAIYQQLTDGGYSIPPPSENHGRLTFYFDTPGGFVVEVESFLG, from the coding sequence TTGAAACTCAACCACATCAATCTGGGCGTGACCGACGTGCCCGCCACTGTGGAACTGTTCCAGACCTACTTCGGGCTGCGTCCGGCGGGCGGGGGCATGCCCCTGAACGAGCGGATGGCCTTTTTGCGTGACGACGCCGGTTCGCTCATCTCCGTGTTCAAGGCCAGCGACGTGACCTACCCCAGGGTCTTTCACATCGGCTTCCTGCAAGACACGCCCGAGCAGGTGCGGGCCATCTACCAGCAGCTCACGGACGGTGGCTATAGCATCCCGCCTCCCAGCGAGAACCATGGGCGGCTGACCTTTTACTTCGATACACCGGGCGGCTTCGTGGTGGAAGTCGAATCCTTCCTCGGCTGA
- the sufD gene encoding Fe-S cluster assembly protein SufD, with protein sequence MTQPLNEHLSAHTGPEWLTAKRKQSFDLFDSLEVPHSGVEAWKYTQVEIDFGKLRPHPKRDVVSDVSQLPDSVQKRLQGTDVGAFLVLDGPDVVYRTELPAELTAKGVIFTDLKTAVEQHADKVQQYLYSVVPAEVPDDTTIAAPGTTPSKSPDPSEGKFSALAAALWSNGAFVYVPRGVEVELPLGSFRVMSEAGTFTATRTLVVAEENAQVTFIDEQDSEELPGTYAIGAVELVVKDGARLRYVSIQNWGKGVTHIQRQRGDVAKDATLNSLVVTMGGTLSRTEMQSYLRGQGSSSEMLALYFANEDQHFDHYTLQHHAAPNAYSDLLYKGVGDDQAVGVFSGMIKVDLGAQKTDAYQKHRTLMLSSEARNFSVPQLEINANDVRCSHGSTTGPVDAESMFYLGSRGIRRELAEKMLVTAFLEDVLGRVPLQSVVKYIEGIIAEKVGAA encoded by the coding sequence ATGACACAACCCCTCAATGAACATCTCTCCGCCCACACCGGCCCCGAGTGGCTGACCGCCAAGCGCAAGCAGAGCTTTGACCTGTTCGACAGCCTCGAAGTGCCGCACAGCGGCGTGGAAGCCTGGAAATACACCCAGGTGGAAATTGACTTTGGCAAGCTGCGCCCCCACCCCAAACGCGACGTGGTGTCCGACGTGTCGCAGCTGCCCGACAGCGTGCAAAAGCGCCTGCAGGGCACCGACGTGGGCGCCTTCCTGGTGCTTGACGGGCCGGATGTGGTGTACCGCACCGAACTGCCGGCCGAACTGACCGCCAAGGGCGTGATCTTCACCGATCTCAAGACGGCGGTGGAACAGCACGCCGACAAGGTGCAGCAGTACCTCTACAGCGTGGTGCCCGCTGAAGTGCCCGACGACACCACCATCGCCGCCCCCGGCACCACGCCGAGCAAGTCGCCCGACCCCAGCGAGGGCAAGTTCTCCGCGCTGGCGGCCGCGCTGTGGAGCAACGGCGCGTTCGTGTACGTGCCGCGCGGCGTGGAGGTGGAGCTGCCGCTGGGCTCCTTCCGCGTGATGAGCGAGGCCGGCACCTTCACGGCGACCCGAACGCTGGTGGTGGCCGAGGAGAACGCGCAGGTTACCTTCATTGACGAGCAGGACTCCGAGGAACTGCCCGGCACCTACGCGATCGGCGCGGTGGAACTCGTCGTGAAGGACGGCGCACGTCTGCGCTACGTGTCCATCCAGAACTGGGGCAAGGGGGTGACCCACATCCAGCGCCAGCGCGGGGACGTGGCCAAGGACGCGACCCTGAACAGCTTGGTCGTGACGATGGGCGGCACGCTCTCGCGCACCGAGATGCAGAGCTATCTGCGCGGCCAGGGGTCGAGCAGCGAGATGCTCGCGCTGTACTTCGCCAACGAGGACCAGCACTTCGACCATTACACCCTGCAGCACCACGCCGCGCCGAACGCCTACAGCGATCTGCTGTACAAGGGCGTGGGCGACGATCAGGCCGTGGGCGTGTTCTCAGGCATGATCAAGGTGGATCTGGGTGCCCAGAAGACCGATGCGTACCAGAAGCACCGCACCCTGATGCTGTCCAGCGAGGCCCGCAACTTCAGCGTGCCGCAGCTGGAGATCAACGCCAACGACGTGCGCTGCTCCCACGGCTCGACCACCGGCCCGGTGGACGCCGAGTCCATGTTCTACTTGGGATCGCGCGGCATCCGGCGGGAGCTGGCCGAGAAGATGCTCGTCACAGCCTTCCTGGAAGACGTTCTGGGGCGTGTGCCGCTGCAGAGCGTCGTGAAGTACATCGAGGGCATCATCGCCGAGAAGGTGGGCGCCGCCTGA
- a CDS encoding cupin domain-containing protein, giving the protein MAARVPEQLTLPAGGVVPNNSRPAVLYRAALAEHSPDQIEEYLAARGWTGAWRNGIYAFHHYHSTAHEVLVVVRGQVRVTLGGEGGTSLHLTSGDVVLLPAGTGHRNDGASPDLLVIGAYAGGRD; this is encoded by the coding sequence ATGGCCGCACGTGTTCCAGAACAGCTGACGCTGCCTGCCGGCGGTGTGGTGCCCAACAACTCCCGGCCCGCCGTGCTGTACCGCGCCGCGCTGGCGGAACATAGCCCCGACCAGATCGAGGAGTATCTGGCTGCACGCGGCTGGACCGGGGCCTGGCGCAACGGCATCTATGCCTTTCACCATTACCACTCCACTGCCCACGAGGTGCTGGTGGTGGTACGCGGTCAGGTCCGGGTGACCCTGGGCGGCGAGGGGGGCACGTCGCTGCACCTGACAAGCGGTGACGTTGTTCTGCTCCCGGCTGGAACGGGACACCGCAACGACGGCGCCAGCCCCGACCTGCTGGTGATCGGGGCCTACGCTGGGGGTCGGGACTGA
- a CDS encoding DUF4142 domain-containing protein: protein MGRTLRRQPGPGSPPSASRLLGNKLATLSGAAFDAEYKKVRRPSLHLIRTHLTFGQDAQMLAYAASIEPVVATYLQMAQALPGN from the coding sequence GTGGGCAGGACACTGCGACGGCAGCCGGGTCCAGGTTCGCCACCGTCGGCATCCCGCCTGCTCGGAAACAAGCTCGCCACCCTGTCCGGGGCCGCTTTTGACGCTGAGTACAAGAAGGTCAGACGACCCTCCCTGCATCTGATCAGGACCCACCTCACCTTCGGCCAGGATGCCCAGATGCTGGCCTACGCGGCCAGCATCGAGCCGGTGGTTGCCACATACCTGCAGATGGCCCAGGCCCTGCCCGGCAACTGA
- a CDS encoding aminopeptidase, with the protein MRGARGLALLVGAVGLGLLLAGCSEVRYLAQAAGGQLDLLRRARPVAEVLADPTTDAGVRRKLQLASDVRAFALHDLGLPDHGSFQKYVDVGRPAVVWNVFSAAPDSIQLQTSCFPIAGCVGYRGYFHEADARAYADQRRAAGDDVSVGGVSAYSTLGYLNDPVLSTMLAASDATVIRTVIHELAHPALYVKDDTVFNESFATAVEEAGMRRWLAAHGTPGLREADRLAQHRAGGFEALLLQTRGELEALYARSLPAPEVQTRKAAILADLNTRYVALKDSWGGYSGYDGWFARGANNASLGAVAAYATLVPEFLALLDRHGGNIPAFVEAARACAAQSAAQRASCLRGE; encoded by the coding sequence ATGCGGGGCGCTAGGGGACTGGCGCTGCTCGTCGGGGCGGTGGGCCTGGGCCTGCTGCTGGCCGGATGCTCGGAGGTCCGCTACCTGGCACAGGCGGCCGGCGGGCAGCTGGACCTGCTGCGCCGGGCCCGGCCGGTGGCGGAGGTGCTCGCCGACCCCACCACCGACGCCGGGGTGCGCCGCAAGCTGCAGCTCGCTTCGGATGTGCGGGCGTTTGCCCTGCACGACCTGGGCCTGCCCGACCACGGCTCCTTTCAGAAGTATGTGGACGTGGGGCGACCCGCGGTGGTCTGGAACGTCTTTTCTGCTGCGCCCGACAGCATCCAGCTGCAAACCTCCTGCTTTCCCATTGCGGGTTGTGTGGGCTACCGGGGCTACTTCCATGAGGCAGACGCGCGGGCCTACGCCGATCAGCGCCGCGCCGCCGGCGACGACGTGAGCGTGGGAGGCGTCAGTGCCTACAGCACGCTGGGATACCTCAATGACCCGGTGCTGTCCACCATGCTCGCTGCCTCCGACGCCACCGTGATCCGCACGGTCATTCATGAGCTGGCCCATCCAGCGCTGTACGTCAAGGACGACACCGTATTTAACGAGTCCTTTGCCACGGCGGTGGAGGAGGCGGGTATGCGCCGCTGGCTGGCCGCGCACGGCACCCCCGGGTTGCGGGAGGCCGACCGGCTGGCCCAGCACCGCGCGGGGGGGTTCGAGGCGCTGTTGCTGCAGACCCGCGGCGAGCTGGAAGCCCTGTACGCCCGGTCCCTGCCCGCCCCGGAGGTCCAGACCCGCAAGGCAGCCATTCTGGCCGACCTGAACACCCGCTACGTGGCCCTCAAAGACAGCTGGGGCGGCTACTCGGGTTACGACGGCTGGTTTGCGCGGGGAGCGAACAATGCCTCGCTGGGGGCGGTGGCGGCCTACGCAACCCTGGTACCGGAGTTTCTGGCACTGTTGGACCGCCACGGGGGGAACATTCCCGCTTTTGTCGAGGCGGCCCGGGCATGTGCCGCACAGTCCGCCGCACAGCGGGCCTCGTGTCTGCGCGGGGAATAA
- a CDS encoding UDP-N-acetylmuramoyl-L-alanyl-D-glutamate--2,6-diaminopimelate ligase translates to MRLPALAAALNVSPTPGSTLPDLPVRGVTHNAAWVEPGFVFVAIRGARFDGHSFLSDVAQRGAVAVIGEGMADGQTAALPYLTVPDARAALADAAAALEQHPSRELRVVGITGTDGKTTTAWLTRHLLRASGLPTGLLSTVGYELPDGELRHFPAHFTTPEAPQVQATLREMVTAGARAAVLEASSHALALDRVRGVAWDVAVWTHLSAEHLDFHGTLDRYFADKRRLIERAPFAVLNADDPWTAQLRGVAPQETTYSAAGAEAGWRATGVRETADGLHFRLHSPQGEADAHLPMIGRFNVANALAALAAASWCGATLEQLLAGLAAFRGVPGRMERVAAGADAPRVIVDFAHTPPSLEKVLEMLRATTPGRLWVLIGSAGGRRDPGKRAPLGEVATRLADHAVFTEEDHRETPLADILAEMERGAREAGRDNFTSIGDRREAIRHIVAAARPGDTVLLAGKGPEDTLERTDETLPWNEEAEARAALAARA, encoded by the coding sequence ATGCGCCTGCCCGCCCTCGCCGCCGCCCTGAACGTCTCCCCCACCCCGGGCTCCACCCTGCCCGACCTGCCGGTGCGCGGCGTGACCCACAACGCCGCCTGGGTCGAACCGGGCTTCGTGTTCGTGGCGATTCGCGGAGCGCGCTTTGACGGCCACAGTTTCCTGAGCGACGTGGCGCAGCGGGGCGCGGTTGCCGTGATCGGCGAGGGAATGGCGGACGGACAGACCGCGGCGCTCCCCTACCTGACCGTGCCCGACGCGCGCGCGGCTCTGGCCGACGCGGCCGCGGCGCTGGAACAGCACCCCAGCCGGGAGCTGCGCGTGGTGGGCATCACCGGCACCGACGGCAAGACGACCACCGCGTGGCTGACCCGCCATCTGTTGCGCGCATCGGGCCTGCCCACCGGTCTGCTCAGCACCGTGGGCTACGAGCTGCCCGACGGCGAACTGCGCCACTTTCCCGCCCACTTCACGACGCCCGAGGCCCCGCAGGTGCAGGCGACCCTGCGCGAGATGGTCACGGCCGGCGCTCGGGCAGCGGTGCTGGAAGCGAGCAGCCACGCCCTCGCGCTGGACCGGGTGCGCGGCGTGGCCTGGGATGTGGCGGTCTGGACCCACCTCAGCGCCGAGCATCTGGACTTTCACGGCACGCTGGACCGCTACTTCGCGGACAAGCGGCGCCTGATCGAGCGCGCTCCCTTCGCCGTGCTGAACGCGGACGATCCGTGGACGGCGCAGCTGCGCGGCGTCGCTCCGCAGGAAACGACCTACAGCGCTGCGGGCGCCGAAGCCGGGTGGCGGGCCACCGGGGTCCGCGAGACGGCGGACGGGCTGCACTTTCGCCTGCACTCGCCCCAGGGGGAGGCAGACGCCCATCTGCCCATGATCGGGCGCTTCAATGTGGCGAACGCGCTGGCTGCTCTGGCGGCAGCGTCGTGGTGCGGAGCCACGCTGGAACAGCTGCTCGCCGGGCTGGCAGCGTTCCGGGGCGTCCCGGGGCGCATGGAGCGGGTAGCAGCGGGCGCCGACGCTCCGCGCGTCATCGTGGATTTCGCGCACACGCCGCCGAGCCTGGAAAAAGTGCTGGAGATGCTGCGGGCCACCACCCCGGGCCGCCTGTGGGTGTTGATCGGCTCGGCCGGGGGCCGGCGCGATCCGGGCAAGCGTGCGCCGCTGGGAGAGGTGGCGACCCGGCTGGCCGACCACGCCGTCTTCACCGAGGAGGACCACCGCGAAACGCCGCTGGCCGACATCCTCGCCGAGATGGAAAGGGGCGCGCGGGAAGCGGGGCGGGACAACTTCACCTCCATCGGCGACCGGCGCGAGGCCATCCGGCACATCGTCGCGGCCGCGCGGCCCGGCGACACCGTGTTGCTGGCCGGCAAGGGGCCAGAAGATACCCTGGAACGCACCGACGAGACCCTGCCGTGGAACGAGGAAGCCGAGGCGCGCGCGGCGCTGGCGGCCCGGGCGTAA
- the aceF gene encoding dihydrolipoyllysine-residue acetyltransferase: MATELKLPDVGDNIEKGTVVTVLVKAGDTINEGDPIIEIETDKAVIEVPAGAGGTVEDIKVSVGDTVNVGGVILTLGGEGQAPASEQAAPEQKASIPAAAAPQAPEQPQPSAPAPAAGGSTPVTLPDVGDNIEQGTVVTVLVKVGDTIKEGDPVIEIETDKAVIEVPAGAGGTVQSIAVGVGDTVKVGGTILTLGGSPAQGGGNEAAATESSATAADAGTAQRVAQGQQAAQKAQPAPQTAAGHAHDGLPAAAGATTQAPGAQRPYNTQTFDGRTVVPAAPSVRRLAREIGVDIHDVHGSGIAGRISEEDVRRSAGTPTQPPAAAGAAPATAPAPAGTAPLPNFEKWGTVQREDMSGIRKATVRSMTASWSTIPMVTHFDKADVTAMEETRKRFGARVEKAGGKLTMTHILMKVVANALRQFPKFGASLDLAAEQVVFKNYVNIGVAVDTPVGLLVPVVKDADRKSITELVLELSELAGRARERKLKPDEMQGATFTISNLGGIGGHAFTPIVNSPEVAILGVSRGGMEPVWNREKGEFEPRNMLPLSLTYDHRLIDGADAARFVRFIAEALEDPFLISL, encoded by the coding sequence ATGGCGACAGAACTGAAACTCCCCGACGTGGGGGACAACATCGAGAAAGGAACCGTTGTGACCGTGCTCGTCAAGGCCGGCGACACCATCAATGAGGGCGACCCGATCATCGAGATCGAGACCGACAAGGCCGTCATCGAGGTGCCTGCGGGCGCCGGCGGCACGGTGGAGGATATCAAGGTCAGCGTGGGCGACACCGTGAACGTGGGCGGCGTAATCCTGACCCTGGGCGGTGAAGGCCAGGCTCCGGCATCCGAGCAGGCTGCGCCCGAACAGAAGGCGTCCATACCGGCAGCCGCGGCGCCCCAGGCTCCCGAACAGCCGCAACCCAGCGCGCCGGCTCCTGCCGCCGGGGGCAGCACTCCCGTGACCCTGCCGGACGTGGGCGACAACATCGAGCAGGGCACGGTGGTCACCGTGCTCGTCAAGGTGGGCGACACCATCAAGGAAGGGGACCCGGTCATCGAGATCGAGACCGACAAGGCCGTCATCGAGGTGCCTGCGGGCGCGGGCGGTACGGTGCAGAGCATTGCGGTGGGGGTGGGCGACACCGTGAAGGTGGGCGGCACCATCCTCACGCTGGGCGGGAGTCCGGCCCAGGGCGGGGGCAACGAAGCGGCGGCGACGGAGTCCAGCGCCACCGCCGCAGATGCCGGGACGGCCCAGAGGGTCGCCCAGGGACAGCAGGCCGCCCAGAAGGCGCAGCCGGCGCCACAAACCGCTGCGGGCCACGCCCACGACGGACTGCCCGCCGCGGCCGGGGCCACCACCCAGGCGCCCGGCGCGCAGCGCCCCTACAACACCCAGACCTTCGATGGGCGCACGGTGGTGCCCGCCGCGCCCAGCGTGAGGCGGCTGGCGCGCGAGATCGGCGTGGACATCCACGACGTTCACGGCAGCGGCATCGCCGGCCGCATCAGCGAGGAGGACGTGCGCCGCAGCGCCGGAACGCCCACCCAGCCGCCTGCCGCAGCCGGAGCCGCTCCAGCCACAGCTCCGGCCCCGGCGGGGACGGCTCCGCTGCCCAATTTCGAGAAGTGGGGTACGGTCCAGCGCGAGGACATGTCCGGCATCCGCAAGGCCACCGTGCGCTCCATGACCGCCTCGTGGTCCACCATCCCGATGGTCACCCACTTTGACAAGGCAGACGTGACCGCCATGGAAGAAACCCGCAAACGCTTCGGCGCGCGGGTGGAAAAGGCGGGCGGCAAGCTCACCATGACCCACATCCTGATGAAGGTCGTGGCGAACGCCCTGCGCCAGTTCCCCAAGTTCGGCGCGAGCCTGGACCTGGCCGCCGAGCAGGTCGTGTTCAAGAACTATGTGAACATCGGCGTGGCGGTAGACACCCCGGTGGGGCTGCTGGTCCCCGTGGTCAAGGACGCCGACCGCAAGAGCATCACCGAACTCGTGCTGGAGCTGAGTGAGCTGGCCGGCCGGGCCCGCGAGCGCAAGCTCAAACCCGACGAGATGCAGGGCGCGACCTTTACCATCTCCAACCTGGGCGGCATCGGCGGCCACGCCTTTACGCCCATCGTGAACAGCCCCGAGGTGGCCATTCTGGGCGTCTCGCGCGGCGGCATGGAGCCGGTGTGGAACCGCGAGAAGGGCGAGTTCGAGCCGCGCAACATGCTGCCCCTGAGCCTCACGTACGACCACCGTCTGATTGACGGCGCGGACGCGGCCCGCTTCGTGCGCTTCATCGCCGAGGCGCTGGAAGATCCCTTCCTGATCTCGCTGTAG